In the genome of Deltaproteobacteria bacterium, one region contains:
- the flgK gene encoding flagellar hook-associated protein FlgK — protein sequence MGATITVFESALSALTANAGGMSVTANNIANVNTPGYARQRVTFASRSPQVSGGIELGRGVELTSVERIFDEFAELRLTNASSDKGETDVGSGNIRQVEALFNEVGQPGLAQYIGDFFNTWSDIANDASERAPRNNTLNKAAILIDRFHQLSQGLKDNRTLLDGDVRDRVSQINNMAEQLADINQRIAAADERTQLTLRDQRTQLVHDLAEYVDVQALETSDGEYQVYIAQGLQLVAGATYGTLSTQVDATNAGLVDVLFAVGSATGSDITSRINGGELKGLLDLRDTTIPSYQTQLDELAYELATEFNTVHLTGFGLDGVGARRFFGDLATTVDAAASIALDAAVDGVPNALAAAGAAAQIPAGNSVSLTLAAMQTTSITFTTGSTTFTNFYSGLLATIGSDTSFLKDRAGFAAEVFRQAQVQRERVSGVSLEEEQMLLLKYQSAFQAASRMVGVADQLLQTLVQLLE from the coding sequence GTGGGTGCAACAATCACAGTATTCGAATCGGCTCTCAGCGCGTTGACGGCGAACGCGGGTGGGATGAGTGTTACCGCGAACAATATCGCCAACGTCAACACCCCTGGCTATGCGCGACAGCGGGTGACGTTTGCCTCGCGATCGCCGCAAGTCTCGGGAGGAATTGAGTTAGGGCGCGGGGTCGAGCTCACGAGTGTCGAGCGGATCTTCGATGAATTTGCGGAGCTTCGTCTCACCAACGCGTCGAGTGATAAGGGCGAAACAGACGTTGGCTCGGGGAACATTCGACAAGTCGAGGCGTTGTTTAACGAAGTGGGGCAGCCGGGTTTGGCGCAGTATATCGGCGATTTTTTTAATACCTGGAGCGATATCGCCAACGACGCCTCCGAGCGGGCGCCACGCAATAATACATTAAATAAGGCGGCGATCTTAATCGACCGTTTTCATCAGCTCTCTCAGGGGTTGAAAGACAATCGGACGTTGCTGGATGGCGACGTGCGGGACCGCGTCAGTCAGATCAACAATATGGCGGAACAGTTGGCGGATATTAATCAGCGCATTGCCGCGGCCGACGAGCGCACACAGTTGACATTGCGCGATCAACGAACCCAACTGGTGCATGATCTGGCCGAATATGTCGATGTGCAGGCGCTGGAAACCAGCGATGGGGAATATCAGGTGTACATCGCGCAGGGGCTCCAGCTCGTGGCGGGCGCTACCTATGGCACGCTCTCGACGCAAGTCGATGCCACCAATGCCGGCTTGGTCGACGTGCTCTTCGCCGTTGGGTCAGCGACCGGGTCCGACATCACGAGCCGCATTAACGGCGGAGAGTTGAAGGGCTTGCTGGATCTGCGGGATACCACGATCCCGAGCTATCAGACGCAACTGGATGAACTGGCGTATGAGTTGGCGACGGAATTCAATACCGTACACCTCACAGGTTTTGGACTCGATGGTGTCGGGGCGCGGCGGTTCTTTGGCGATTTGGCCACGACCGTGGACGCCGCGGCCAGTATTGCGTTGGATGCGGCCGTGGATGGCGTCCCTAACGCGTTGGCGGCCGCCGGGGCCGCAGCCCAGATCCCGGCAGGCAACAGTGTCTCACTGACATTGGCGGCGATGCAGACGACCAGCATTACGTTTACCACCGGATCGACGACGTTCACGAATTTCTACAGCGGTCTCCTCGCAACGATCGGCAGCGACACCTCGTTTCTAAAGGATCGAGCCGGATTTGCGGCCGAGGTCTTTCGCCAAGCGCAAGTGCAACGGGAGCGCGTCTCCGGCGTGTCATTAGAAGAAGAGCAGATGCTGTTGCTGAAGTATCAGTCGGCGTTTCAGGCCGCGTCCCGCATGGTGGGGGTGGCGGATCAGCTACTGCAAACGCTCGTACAACTGCTTGAATAA
- the flgL gene encoding flagellar hook-associated protein FlgL — protein sequence MASDRITFTSTQLLLQENLFEVQRQYNDKVMPATTGKKINYLSDSPTTTSRVMSLRNQVRTNDQYQSNLTLARLNLNFADNRLSQADTTMMKVREIVLRANDASVSGSMLNQLGEQIDDLKTELLTYANATLDGKYIFSGTAITTQPFSGTPTAFAGNSNALYIQATSTLRVQVNLDGNSIFSGSGGGVDIFDVLDDLKTDVQAGNAANIATDLTRLDTGLTQVRNARSDIGIRMQQIEVNETALSESRVQILSDLSLLQDVEIDKAISELVTRETALRLVFSTTSRVLGVISGLPLGQ from the coding sequence ATGGCATCGGACCGCATTACATTTACGTCGACGCAACTGCTATTGCAGGAAAACCTCTTTGAGGTGCAGCGGCAATACAACGACAAAGTGATGCCGGCGACGACCGGCAAGAAAATCAATTATCTGTCCGATTCGCCGACGACCACGTCGCGGGTGATGAGTCTGCGCAATCAAGTGCGAACCAACGACCAATACCAAAGCAATTTGACGTTAGCGCGGCTGAACCTCAACTTTGCCGACAATCGACTTTCACAAGCCGATACGACGATGATGAAAGTACGCGAGATCGTGCTACGCGCCAATGACGCGAGTGTGAGTGGTTCCATGCTGAATCAGTTGGGAGAGCAGATCGACGACTTAAAGACCGAATTGCTCACCTATGCCAACGCCACGTTGGATGGAAAATATATCTTTTCCGGAACGGCGATCACGACGCAGCCGTTCTCCGGAACGCCGACGGCCTTTGCCGGGAATAGCAACGCGCTATACATCCAAGCCACTTCGACGTTGCGGGTGCAAGTCAATCTCGACGGCAACAGCATCTTTTCCGGCAGTGGGGGCGGCGTCGATATCTTCGATGTCCTCGACGATTTAAAGACCGATGTGCAGGCAGGGAATGCGGCTAATATCGCGACCGATTTGACGCGACTCGATACCGGACTCACGCAAGTTCGTAACGCGCGTTCCGATATCGGCATCCGGATGCAGCAGATCGAAGTGAATGAAACGGCGCTCTCCGAAAGTCGGGTCCAAATCTTGAGCGATCTCTCACTGCTGCAGGATGTCGAAATCGACAAGGCGATCAGCGAATTAGTGACCCGCGAAACGGCGTTGCGATTGGTCTTTTCGACTACGTCGCGCGTGCTCGGTGTCATCAGCGGTTTGCCGTTGGGCCAATAG
- a CDS encoding GNAT family N-acetyltransferase translates to MTTPTTITIQRVGPDIPSWAEDRAWLAEAYCDAIAEELTHSWVQTIRRVDRNRRDEIMDMLSPLLLQKDRACLLVARHAAARVGYFLGLVKDCVAEVPAAVGYVNGLYVATEYRRLGIAGHLYTEGRKWFAAQGLTAVELYTAVGNAAASAFWRKHGFCVTEEVMVARLGESPLITTTTE, encoded by the coding sequence GTGACCACACCAACGACCATTACGATTCAACGCGTGGGGCCCGATATCCCGTCCTGGGCAGAGGATCGGGCTTGGCTGGCGGAGGCGTATTGCGATGCCATTGCGGAAGAGTTGACACATTCGTGGGTCCAAACCATCCGCCGGGTCGATCGCAATCGGCGCGATGAGATCATGGATATGCTGAGTCCGTTGTTGCTGCAAAAAGATCGCGCCTGTTTGCTAGTAGCTCGTCATGCGGCGGCGCGGGTCGGGTATTTCTTGGGACTGGTCAAAGATTGTGTGGCCGAAGTCCCAGCCGCAGTCGGTTATGTGAATGGACTCTATGTGGCGACCGAGTATCGGCGCCTTGGGATTGCGGGGCATCTTTATACGGAGGGCCGTAAGTGGTTTGCGGCGCAAGGGTTGACCGCGGTGGAGTTGTATACGGCCGTCGGCAATGCGGCTGCGTCGGCCTTTTGGCGTAAACACGGATTTTGCGTGACCGAAGAAGTGATGGTGGCACGCCTGGGTGAGTCTCCTCTGATTACGACAACAACTGAATAA
- a CDS encoding flagellar motor protein — MEIATIAGLLLALAGIVGGLILEGGSLAQILQPTAAMIVLGGTFGAVLVSFPLNTFMTAMLGFLKILKPPVSDPFAVIEQLAEFSTKARKEGIVSLEADAKNLKDEFLRKAIMMAVDGADPKEIQHTLETQLGYMNEHGMTIPKVWEAAGGYAPTVGIIGAVMGLIQVMQHLDNIEEVGHGIAVAFVATIYGVGCSNIIFLPAATKLTLQHKKDIVIKEMIIEGIVMVIEGVNPMVIRDKLSGFFVEKSKQVEAEKK; from the coding sequence ATGGAAATTGCAACGATAGCTGGTCTACTGCTGGCACTCGCCGGAATCGTCGGGGGGCTCATCCTCGAGGGGGGAAGTCTCGCTCAAATTTTGCAGCCGACAGCGGCGATGATCGTGTTGGGGGGAACGTTCGGGGCCGTGCTCGTCAGTTTTCCGCTGAATACCTTCATGACGGCGATGCTCGGATTTTTGAAGATTCTGAAACCGCCGGTCTCCGACCCGTTTGCCGTGATTGAGCAACTCGCGGAATTTTCGACCAAGGCCAGGAAAGAAGGGATTGTGTCATTGGAAGCCGACGCGAAGAATCTGAAAGATGAATTTCTGCGCAAGGCGATCATGATGGCAGTCGACGGCGCCGACCCCAAAGAAATTCAGCACACGCTCGAGACCCAATTGGGCTACATGAACGAGCATGGGATGACGATCCCTAAGGTCTGGGAAGCGGCGGGCGGGTATGCGCCCACGGTCGGGATCATCGGCGCGGTGATGGGGTTGATCCAGGTTATGCAGCACTTAGATAATATCGAAGAAGTCGGTCACGGAATTGCGGTGGCGTTCGTGGCGACGATCTATGGTGTGGGATGCTCGAATATTATCTTTTTGCCGGCTGCGACCAAGCTGACATTGCAGCATAAAAAAGACATTGTGATCAAAGAGATGATCATTGAAGGGATCGTGATGGTGATCGAAGGGGTGAACCCGATGGTCATTCGCGACAAGCTGTCGGGATTCTTCGTGGAGAAGTCCAAACAAGTGGAAGCGGAGAAAAAATAG
- a CDS encoding OmpA family protein, producing the protein MSKKKHAHEEHANHERWLVSYADFITLLFAFFVVLFSSSQVDRSKTNKMSLAIEAAFSRFSLFKEQAGELNLMGTNGKVASSRKSVITSDEGAPLFMAPELMDESSDEQSVRYNMGPGELSDNVGVPSTMEKAMQRAQQDLMKIMEKHQLGAAVGIGWDERGLVVSVRDVALFKSGVDELTPESKVVLDNVAQMISRLPNQVRIEGHTDDRSPGDPFHSNWQLSSARATHIVEWLVEEFDINPNRLVAVGYGQYRPVADNKSEAGRQRNRRVDIVILSEQAAKKEAPLPVNLPPATASQPPKDPFDHLPVRGAVPAPRPASPSGLSLTPETATMTF; encoded by the coding sequence GTGTCGAAAAAGAAGCATGCCCACGAAGAACATGCGAATCATGAGCGCTGGCTGGTGTCATACGCCGACTTCATTACGCTGCTGTTTGCGTTCTTCGTCGTGCTCTTTTCCTCGTCGCAGGTCGATCGCAGTAAAACCAATAAGATGTCGTTGGCCATCGAAGCGGCGTTCAGCCGGTTCTCGCTGTTTAAAGAACAGGCCGGCGAATTGAACCTGATGGGGACGAATGGCAAAGTAGCGAGTAGTCGCAAGAGTGTGATTACCAGCGACGAGGGGGCGCCGCTCTTTATGGCGCCGGAATTGATGGATGAATCGTCAGACGAACAATCGGTGCGCTATAACATGGGACCCGGTGAATTATCGGACAATGTCGGCGTGCCATCCACCATGGAAAAGGCGATGCAGCGGGCGCAGCAGGATCTGATGAAGATTATGGAGAAGCATCAGTTGGGCGCTGCGGTTGGGATCGGCTGGGATGAGCGCGGGCTGGTCGTGAGTGTGCGGGACGTGGCGTTGTTTAAATCGGGCGTGGACGAATTGACGCCGGAGTCGAAAGTGGTGTTGGACAATGTTGCACAAATGATCAGTCGTTTGCCGAACCAAGTGCGGATTGAGGGCCACACCGACGATCGGTCGCCCGGCGATCCGTTTCATTCGAATTGGCAACTTTCGTCGGCCCGTGCCACGCATATCGTGGAGTGGTTGGTCGAAGAGTTCGACATCAATCCCAATCGATTGGTTGCGGTGGGGTATGGGCAGTATCGGCCGGTGGCGGACAACAAAAGTGAGGCGGGGCGACAGCGGAATCGACGGGTCGATATTGTGATCCTTTCCGAGCAGGCGGCGAAAAAAGAAGCGCCACTGCCCGTCAATCTCCCGCCGGCCACGGCGAGTCAGCCGCCGAAAGATCCGTTCGATCATTTACCCGTCCGAGGTGCGGTGCCGGCACCACGACCTGCCAGTCCATCAGGGTTATCGCTGACACCGGAAACCGCCACAATGACGTTCTGA